One Rhipicephalus microplus isolate Deutch F79 chromosome 4, USDA_Rmic, whole genome shotgun sequence genomic window carries:
- the LOC142814290 gene encoding colorectal mutant cancer protein-like codes for MHMASDVNSESSGSDSGSTPEEERIRRLFQTCDGNGDGYIDSQDLLAVCRQLNLEHSVAELMEELGADEDGRISYAVFLRSRMQLMGEIKALTHQEEEKALEHCPTTSAQASCSWKAGSDASQGALSERHESWEFDSGTRDLSPEPNTLQRLMEASGGPIPSNTTDLLELANKLHLAAISSLKNEVYDLAGRLQQVSQEKDALERKLSKRQLQRMQVARDQEDRLEQQAQRYEERITELHSVIAELSKKLDIQRAAVIKEEDEYSQQSGDESRISDVLSHCTSNENLATESISDKDNESPPEFTDVISGKCATTEVVMPVQAHEGEDTSSGLGDNESFDEKPQGFRSSSSSHGVRGGHVTSVEHRATSCQSLQASQMQEEMAALRSQNVSLQERLARQEADLQRARAATAALREDRDRFQRKVRDLQQRVAASPQSSCNQIPGGSASPLTEQAAQPVAKMAERVRLRKTEPPASPRLILGSEMANLGISSSKVAEQLVQQLQEEAHTQEAIAAQRLCSSGSPLPEGRVREFEVEIERLSSKVEHLRCQNDLLQLALEESRGQCDRLSVLLGKHESNQTALQLALACSDRALEAFDALLALADTGRPMANYRAASPLEEEEMMCRAQEERRLAEGLARQVLHRLDRHCGGALAVTSPGCVAASPWEDLSSHSHTTSTTSSTSSSCDGGELTKMEEQRLREHLVQLREERAALRATLLELESVHIEPRGATTLLDAHKLDLENAVLMQELMAIKEEKAELKAQNYLLEKEKAALEFRAGSWEAREQAYLISMEHLRTQLVDARPSQQPPLRLEGTSPEIQELAESQKREKSLKARVDELVATLEKITKNAELRSRQSAEFVDDLKRANSALVSAFEKVKKKNMAKLRKVELQMAAMSERHNSQVQMLKQRIAMLEGSGLRHALPLSGSETSL; via the exons ATGCACATGGCCAGTGACGTGAACAGTGAATCTAGTGGGAGTGATTCCGGCTCAACTCCGGAAGAAGAGCGCATCCGACGACTCTTCCAGACTTGCGATGGCAACGGGGATGGATACATTGACAG CCAAGACCTGTTGGCAGTGTGCCGTCAGCTGAACCTTGAGCACAGTGTCGCTGAGCTAATGGAAGAGCTTGGAGCTGATGAAGATGGGCGCATCTCATACGCTGTGTTCCTTCGAAGCCGCATGCAACTCATGGGCGAGATCAAAGCCCTCACACATCAGGAAGAGGAAAAGGCGCTGGAACACTGCCCCACTACATCAGCGCAGGCTTCGTGTTCCTGGAAGGCCGGAAGTGATGCTAGTCAAG GAGCGCTGTCCGAACGGCATGAAAGTTGGGAGTTCGACTCTGGCACCAGAGACTTGAGCCCAGAGCCTAACACACTACAAAGGTTGATGGAGGCTTCTGGGGGACCCATACCCAGCAACACTACCGACTTGCTTGAACTGGCAAATAAA TTACACTTGGCTGCTATATCATCGCTGAAAAACGAGGTGTACGACCTCGCCGGTCGGCTGCAACAAGTGTCCCAGGAGAAAGATGCTCTGGAGAGGAAGCTGAGTAAGCGGCAGCTCCAACGCATGCAGGTTGCCCGAGACCAAGAAGACCGGCTAGAGCAGCAAGCGCAGCGTTACGAGGAGCGCATCACAGAGCTCCACAGCGTCATTGCCGAACTCTCCAAAAAGCTTGACATCCAGAGAGCTGCAGTGATCAA GGAAGAAGATGAGTACAGTCAACAGTCGGGAGATGAATCAAGAATCAGCGATGTCCTGAGCCACTGCACAAGCAACGAAAACTTAGCTACGGAGTCCATCAGCGACAAAG ACAACGAATCACCGCCAGAGTTCACTGATGTTATTtccggaaagtgtgccaccacggAAGTGGTCATGCCGGTGCAAGCTCACGAAGGAGAAGATACCAGTAGTGGCCTTGGAGACAATGAAAGTTTCGACGAGAAGCCCCAG GGCTTTCGAAGTAGCAGTAGCAGCCACGGAGTACGGGGTGGTCACGTGACAAGCGTGGAGCACCGTGCCACATCGTGCCAGAGCCTACAGGCATCTCAGATGCAGGAGGAAATGGCGGCCCTGCGGTCGCAGAATGTGAGTCTTCAGGAGCGGCTAGCACGCCAGGAAGCAGACTTGCAGAGGGCAAGGGCTGCTACGGCTGCGCTACGTGAGGACAGGGACCGCTTCCAGCGCAAG GTCCGTGACCTCCAGCAACGTGTAGCCGCGAGTCCCCAGAGTAGCTGCAATCAGATTCCAGGTGGCAGCGCATCCCCATTAACTGAGCAGGCAGCGCAACCTGTGGCCAAGATGGCTGAGCGTGTCCGATTGCGCAAGACGGAACCCCCTGCTTCACCGAGGCTTATTCTTGGATCAGAGATGGCAAACCTAGGG ATCTCCAGCAGCAAGGTAGCTGAACAGCTCGTGCAACAGCtgcaagaagaggcacacacccAGGAAGCCATTGCTGCCCAGCGGCTCTGCTCTTCGGGTTCTCCCCTTCCCGAGGGCCGTGTACGGGAATTTGAAGTGGAGATAGAGCGTCTAAGCAGCAAG GTGGAGCACCTCCGATGTCAGAACGACCTCCTTCAGTTGGCATTGGAGGAGAGCCGAGGCCAGTGCGACCGGCTCAGTGTACTCCTGGGAAAGCACGAATCAAACCAGACCGCATTGCAACTGGCCCTGGCCTGTAGCGATCGAGCTCTAGAGGCATTTGATGCGTTGTTGGCTTTAGCTGACACCGGTCGACCTATGGCAAACTACAGAGCAGCCTCTCCTT TGGAGGAAGAAGAGATGATGTGTCGCGCACAAGAAGAGCGACGGCTAGCCGAGGGTCTAGCCCGGCAAGTCCTTCACCGGCTTGATCGACATTGTGGGGGTGCCTTGGCAGTGACCTCACCAGGATGTGTAGCAGCCAGCCCCTGGGAGGACCTGTCCTCCCACAGCCACACAACCAG CACAACCAGTTCAACTTCTAGCAGCTGTGATGGCGGTGAGCTGACCAAGATGGAGGAGCAGCGTCTCCGGGAGCATCTGGTGCAGCTACGCGAAGAGCGCGCAGCATTGAGAGCCACACTGCTGGAACTTGAGAGTGTGCACATAGAACCGCGCGGTGCCACGACCCTCTTGGACGCCCACAAACTTGACCTTGAGAATGCTGTGCTCATGCAAGAACTTATGGCCATCAAG GAGGAAAAGGCTGAGCTGAAGGCCCAGAATTACCTGCTAGAGAAAGAGAAGGCCGCACTGGAATTCCGAGCTGGCAGTTGGGAGGCCCGAGAGCAAGCCTATCTGATATCCATGGAGCACCTCAGGACACAGTTGGTGGATGCACGGccatctcagcagcctccactgAGACTG GAAGGCACCAGCCCAGAGATTCAGGAGCTTGCCGAGTCCCAGAAGCGGGAGAAGAGCCTCAAGGCACGCGTCGACGAGCTTGTTGCTACCCTGGAGAAGATCACCAAGAATGCCGAGCTCCGCTCGCGGCAGTCAGCAGAGTTTGTCGACGACCTCAAGAGGGCCAACAG TGCCCTGGTGTCTGCATTTGAAAAAGTCAAGAAGAAGAATATGGCCAAGCTCAGGAAAGTGGAACTACAGATGGCTGCCATGTCGGAACGACATAACTCGCAG GTGCAGATGTTGAAGCAGCGAATCGCAATGCTTGAAGGTTCTGGTCTGCGCCATGCTTTGCCTCTCTCAGGAAGCGAGACATCCCTTTAA